TAGTCGGTACCAAGTTCATAGATGGACATGGAACGCATACCAGTAGCCTGACCGGAAAGAAGAATCGGGAAGCAGGAGAAGAACGGAAGGATGTAGTACCAGCCCACGCTCTTCAAGCAAGTCCAGGAGAAGGTGAACTCGGAAATATCCGGGCTCATGTTACCCACAGCCGGGAACCAGCCGAGAGTGATGGAGAACAATGCCACCAGGAGCATACCGAACACGAAGTACGGCACACCGTTGAGGAACATTGCAACCGGGAAGAACACCTTGTCGAAGATGCCGCGCTTGTAAGCAGCGAAGGCACCCAGGAGGTTACCGATGATCCAGCCAAGGAGAATGGTCGGAGCCTGGATGAGGAGGGTCCAGGGAAGAGCATTCTTGATGATGGTGGTAACTTCAGTGTTGTTGGTGTAGGACTTGCCAAGGTCGCCCTTGAACACGTTGCCAATGTAAGCAAAGAACTGAGAAATAGCAGATGCGCGCTTGGGTTCGGTCTTCATCACGACTTCGTCCACCATGATGGTGTCGATCTGTTCGTGTTCAGACTGAACCTTTTCCATGACGGCGATCTTTTCGACCTGAGCGACCTTCTTCTTGGTCTTCTTGTCCTTGATCATGACCGGCTTGCCCTTCTTGTTCAGGACAGGCTTTTCTTCAAAAACGGCTTCGCCATTTTCGTCCAGCTTCTGGCGTTCAACCATCACCGGATTGCCTTCGGCGTCAACGTCCTTGACGATAGACTTCTTTACGACGGGCTGACCGTTTTCGTCCATCTTGGCAACCTTCTTGGTAACCATCTGGCCGTTAGCGTCCAGTTCCGGTTCGTAAACAGCGTTACCCTGTTCGTCCAGTTCGGCCATGCCGAAGGACACCAGGAGTTCAGCCTTCTTCAACTGAGCTTCAGTGGGAGAAAGGCCCTTACCGGCCTGACCCATAATGATGTCGACCGGGTCGCTACCGCCCACGCGGGGCAGAGCAAAGTTCAATGCCACTGCAAAGACGAAGGTCAGGAGATACCAGAACCCCTTCTGCAGGACATAGCGTAGCATAGGATATTGTTTAAGCATTTGTATTCCTTTTAACCTTTATTTTGCAAGCTTCAAGTTCCAGAGAATCTTGGTACCGGATGCAACCCAGGGGAGCTGGGCGGGAGCATACGGATTTTCAGCGGTGGGCCAGTTGGTCCATACACGGTCGCTGAATTCGTAGAACTGTTCCGGCAGGTAAACCAGCGGAATGGACGGCTGATCTTCCATAAAGATCTTATTCAGTTCGCGGTAAGCCTTTGCGATTTCGGTGGAGTCAGTCATCAGAGGAATTGCAGACAAAAGCTGGTCCACTTCCGGACGGTATTCAGGAGAACCCGGCTTGTTGTAACGGCCGATGTTCACGCCTGCCCAGCCACCAAGCGGCTGCCAGTCACGAGAAGACATGATTTCGTTGAAGCGGCTCCAGGGCAGAGACGGAGTAACATCAGCCACCGGCTTGTGCATCACCAGGTCGAAGTTGCCAAGACCCATAGCCGGCCAGTAAGCACCGCCATCTACGAAGCCTTCGCGAATATCGATACCGGCCTTACGCATACCATCGACAGCGATGGTGACCATAGCTTCCCAGTCGGTCCAACCAGCAGGGGAAGTAATGGACAGAGTCGGCAGGCGTTCGCCCTTGTTGTTTTCCATGTGGTCCAGAGAACCATCGGCATTGAATACGGACTTGAAGCCAGCTTCGGAGAGCATCTGCTTCACAGTTTCAAGACGCTTAGCGTCGTCTGCGATTTCCAGATCCACGCCGTACTTCGGCAGGTCTTCGTCAACAATGTACTTGCCTTCCAGGTCGGTGGGCATGATGAGGCCAGCCTTCAGGGTGGAAGTATAGTTGGACACAGCGAACTGGCGGAGAGCGTTGTAGTCGATAGCTGCAGCAAGTGCACGACGGAAACGCTTGTCATTCAGAGGTTCCTTAGTGGTGTTGATCACGAGCATGGGCATTGCACCCGGACGGAAGTAAGGCGGTTCGTTCCACCAGGTGTGGACGCCTGCGGAAGCCTTACGATTGATACGCGGGATGAAGCTCTGGGAAGCATCCAGGTTGCCTTCACGCATTGCAATGGTGTTATGTTCGTTGTTCTTGTAAATCGGGTGAACGATGTACTTCGGAGCAGGCAGCTGGCCATTGTGAAGGGCAGCGTTGCCCCAGTAGTCGTCACGACGAACCAGGATAATCTTGGATTCGTTAGCAGACTGCAGACCATACGGACCGGAAACGATGGGGCTCTGGTCCATGGGCATCTTCTTCACTTCGTCCAGACCCTTTTCCTTGATCATAGGTTCGAAAACGTGAGACGGTGCGATACGGGTAGCCTGGAGCATGTCACGAACGGTAAGCGGGTTGTTACGAGCCTGCTTGTTCACCATGAAGGAGAGACGTTCGGTAACCTGACCTTCCGGTCCATTCTTCAGGGTGTCTACGTGAATAGCGGAAATCTGTTCAGCAGTGTTCAGGGAACCACGGAGGAACATGAAGGTCACGTCGGTAGAGGTCACCGGCTTGCCATCGCTCCACTTTGCGGCGGGGTTCAAGTCAACAACGATGCTGTCGTTATTGGAGAGTTCTTCAACCAGATGGCCCAGAAGGTCTTCAATCTGACCATTCAGGGAGTTGTACGTAATCAGCGGTTCGTACATCAGGTTGAAGCGGCCACCTACCGGCCAGGATGCTGCCCAGCTTTCAGCCAGGGGGTTGAAGGAACCCGGAGCAGAAGTCTGCTGACCAGACAGGTAAAGTGTTTCCTGACGGGGCAGAGCGCCGCCAGCCAGTCCGCCTTCCGAAGATGCGTCGCCGCAACCGGAAAGGAGCGCACCAGTTGCCGTAAGCGCAAGCGCCGTCTTGGCAATCGATTTCAATCCAATCATTGTGTCCTCTTTAAGTAAGCTATATCAAGCTTGTGTGAAAAAATTCTTTCGTAATATAGTTTATGAAGTCAATATTGTTTTCACGACAATGAGAAAATGCGTTTACAAAGGCAACAACCCCCCAAAGCCCTCCACATAAGCCTTACAGCCCGGTCTTAGGTTTACTAAAGTTTACAAATACGTCGTAGAATGGTTCATCCCGAGTTTAAAGGCACTAGGGACAGACATTTAGTCATACCGAACAACATCCCCTGAACCCAGTCATGCTGATGAATATCAGCATCGGCAGTACATCACCATCACGTCATGCTGACGAAGGTCAGCATCGGCTTTTATAAAATTAACTTGTATACAAAATTCAAGACAAGCTAATCTAATTCGTATAAAAAAAAAGAAAGCCCCGACCTAAGTCGGAGCTCTCTTTAAGTTTTTCTCTAAGAGAGATTACTTAGCCTTGCAAGCCTTCTTGGCGCAAGCCTTCTTAGCAGCCGGCTTTGCAGCCTTGACAGCCTTGCGAGGATCGCCAGCGTACTTTGCAGCCTTGCCAAGTTCTTCTTCGATGCGGAGGAGGCGGTTGTACTTGCAGACGCGGTCGGTACGAGAGAGAGAACCGGTCTTGATCTGGCCAGCAGCGGTACCAACAGCGAGGTCAGCAATGAAGGTGTCTTCGGTTTCGCCGGAACGGTGAGAAACGATCGGAGCATAACCAACTTCCTGAGCACGCTTGATAGCAGCGATGGTTTCAGAAACGGAACCAACCTGGTTCACCTTGATAAGGATAGCGTTGGCAATGCCAGCTTCGATACCCTGGTTGAAGATGGTCGGGTTGGTAACGAACAGGTCGTCACCCACGAGGTTGAGCTTGGAACCGAGCTTGTCGGTCATAACCTTCCAACCTGCCCAGTCAGCTTCATCCAGACCGTCTTCGATGGAGAAGATGGAATACTTGTCGATGAGCTTTTCATAGAGCTTCACCATGTCAGCAGACTTGAGGGTCTTCTTGGTGGACTTCTTGAAGGTGTAGGTTTCCGGCTTGCCAGCCTTGGTGTTCTTGTCGCAGAATTCAGAAGAAGCAACGTCAAGAGCGATCTTGATGTCGGTGCCGAACTTGTAACCAGCATTGGTGGTTGCAGTCTTCAGAGCGTCGAGAGCCTTTTCGAGGGTCATCACGCCAGTGATTTCGTAACCGAACTTGTTCTTAGCCGGCTTGATGCTTACGCCAGGAGCGAAGCCACCTTCGTCACCAACGGTGGTGTCGAAGCCACCCTTCTTAAGGACAGCCTTAAGAGCGTGGAAGATTTCGGTCACCATCTGGAGACCCTTGGAGAAAGTCTTAGCGCCAACCGGAGCGATCATGAATTCCTGGAAGTCGATCGGAGCGGAAGAGTGAGCACCACCGTTGATCACGTTGCACATCGGGCAAGGAAGGGTCATGTCAGCTTCCTTAGTGCCGGAGATCTTAGCGATGTACTTGTAAAGAGGCATCTTAGCGTCCTTAGCAGCAGCAACGCAAACAGCCATGGAAACGCCGAGGATAGCGTTTGCACCCAGCTTGTTCTTGAGCATACGGTCGCCATCGAGAGCGATCATAGCGTCATCAACTTCAACCTGCTTGGAAGGATCCATACCGATGATCTTCTTAGCGATCTTGGTGTTGACATTCTTAACAGCGGTAAGGGTGCCCTTGCCGAGGTAGGTCTTCTTGTCACCGTCGCGGAGTTCGCAAGCTTCGCGTTCACCGGTGGAAGCACCGCTCGGAACTGCAGCGTGACCGGTCACACCGTTTTCGAGGGTAACATCAACTTCGAGGGAGGGATTGCCGCGAGAGTCGAGAATCTGGCGGGCAACAACGGACTTAATTTTAGAAGCCATTTTATTTGACCTTTGGTTAGAGTGAAAAAATTAGCTGCGAGAAATATAGGAATAAGTAGGAAGTAGGAAGTAGACAGTAGACAGAAAATGTGGGGAAATCACTTACCCATTTGAGTCCCTCCCCAACGAACAAACAAACCTACAGCCCAATCTTTATTCGTATAGCGGAGGGATGTTCCCAAATCAATGTATGATGTAGATCTTCTTTCATTTTTTTTATAAACATAACGCAAACCGACATTCTCTACATAGCCCCACTCATCACTCCAAAACCAGCTCACCACATGGTGATAGTCAAACAAACCAAACTGACCATTATCAGTAAGGCTCCAATAGTTATTCCCCGTAATAATTTCAAGCAGGACTACAAAAGGGATTGCCGCATTTTCATGGATGGCTCCAGCGATTGCGGACAATAATCCAACGGGCGCCACGAAGAAAAGGAACTCGTCAGAAATTACCTGATCTGTTTTAAAATTCAATTCAAAGCGAATGGGACTGCCTCCTATTCCCACCCATCTCTTATCTAAGAAGTTCCCGTACAGATTACTATCAAATCCACTTATGACTCCAAGCAAATCGATATCAAGTATTGCAACATTATCTATGGTAGCAATGTAGCTAAACCCGTAATGAAATCCTCCAGGCCACCAAGAATCACTAGCAGTTTTCATTCCGCTGGAAATATGCGGTTCCTCTTCCTGGGCTATTGCAGCCTGCGTACATGCAACAAGCAACATTATCGTAAAAAATCGGGTCATACAAATTAGAATGTAGATAAATTAAAACGTACCACACATACCTAGAACCATCCAATGATTTCATTTTTTACTACGCACCAGGATCCGTTCTCTTTTCGTAGGTAAAATCTATCCATCGTAATAGAATAGCCCTCAACAAGAGCCAAGTCTCTATTTTCATTCACATATATTCCAGTCACCTTAAGTAGTCCCTCATTTCCATACATCGGAACGCCATTAGGAGTCAGGTCGCTAACAGGCATAATGTTGCCTAGAAACTTCTTTTTCAGGAGATTGCTTTCGTAACTCCAGGGAGACTCAAGCTCCATAAATACATCCAAAGCATACTTATCGGTCTCGGTCATCAAGAGTCTATTCAGATTCAAGGAATCTGCTACAACACACAGATTGCTCGCCACTGGACATTTTTCATAATGACAATCAATCTTTTTAACGTAAGCCTCTAATTCCTCAAAACCTCCAGCAGGAATTACTTTGTACACAACATCTACTTGTTCTGCAAAGTACAAAGAGAATTGCGCGTTTTGGTCAGAACACTCACCTGGTTTATACAGAGCCAAGTAAATAGCCCTTAACTCGTCTGCAACGGGCCCCTGGGCAGCAGATGCAGCGCAGGTCAAATCAGAGCGCTGTTTCCATTTTTCAAAGAAAGGACGAGCAAGCAATTCCACGCTATCGTTAAAAGCCAGATCTTCATCTTCAGGCAAGTTGAACCTGTAGAGTTCGTAGGCCTTATTCAGCAAGGCGTAGGTGGAGTCAGCATCCAGTCCATCCTTCGTCTGTTGGAACAAGGCTCGCTTGTGTAGGCGATCTTTCTCCACAGACTTTTCATGAGCCTCGTAGGCACGCCTTTCGGGCGACTTGCAGCATCCCGAAAAAAGCATGGATAACAGTAAAAATAGAATGGAGCTCGTTAAAATTTTCATCATCTTTTTTTAGCCTGAAGCAATCACCAATATACGAAAAACCTAAACAAAACAATTCCGATATCAGATACCAGCAACATGCGACACTTACCTTACGTGCTACTCTAGGATACTACAAAAGAAAAGGTTCCACTTTTCAGTGGAACCTTTTCTTCTAGGATATTCTTTACTATCGCAAGAATTAGAAACGGAAGTGAGCGAAAGCCTTGTTGGCTTCGGCCATCTTGTGGGTATCGTTCTTCTTACGAACAGCGTTACCTTCACCGTTCTTAGCAGCAACGAGTTCTGCAGAGAGACGCTGAGCCATGTTCGGTTCGTTGCGCTTGCGAGCTGCGTCCAGCAACCAGCGGAGAGCGAGAGCCTTGGCGCGGTCCGGTGCGACTTCCATCGGAACCTGGTAGTTTGCACCACCGATACGGCGGGACTTGACTTCCAGCTTCGGCTTGATGTTGTCGAGGCACATTTCGAACTTTTCGAGAGCGGATTCAGAACCTTCGATCTTCTTGTCCAGAGTTTCGAGG
This genomic stretch from Fibrobacter sp. UWR4 harbors:
- a CDS encoding ABC transporter permease: MLKQYPMLRYVLQKGFWYLLTFVFAVALNFALPRVGGSDPVDIIMGQAGKGLSPTEAQLKKAELLVSFGMAELDEQGNAVYEPELDANGQMVTKKVAKMDENGQPVVKKSIVKDVDAEGNPVMVERQKLDENGEAVFEEKPVLNKKGKPVMIKDKKTKKKVAQVEKIAVMEKVQSEHEQIDTIMVDEVVMKTEPKRASAISQFFAYIGNVFKGDLGKSYTNNTEVTTIIKNALPWTLLIQAPTILLGWIIGNLLGAFAAYKRGIFDKVFFPVAMFLNGVPYFVFGMLLVALFSITLGWFPAVGNMSPDISEFTFSWTCLKSVGWYYILPFFSCFPILLSGQATGMRSMSIYELGTDYMKYAKWLGLREGKIISYVFRNAMLPQLTGLAQSLGAMVGGALITEMIFSYPGLGMAMLDAINKQDYATIQGCTLMISTCVLVANFAVDVLIAVFDPRVKAGLQMGGK
- a CDS encoding ABC transporter substrate-binding protein, which gives rise to MIGLKSIAKTALALTATGALLSGCGDASSEGGLAGGALPRQETLYLSGQQTSAPGSFNPLAESWAASWPVGGRFNLMYEPLITYNSLNGQIEDLLGHLVEELSNNDSIVVDLNPAAKWSDGKPVTSTDVTFMFLRGSLNTAEQISAIHVDTLKNGPEGQVTERLSFMVNKQARNNPLTVRDMLQATRIAPSHVFEPMIKEKGLDEVKKMPMDQSPIVSGPYGLQSANESKIILVRRDDYWGNAALHNGQLPAPKYIVHPIYKNNEHNTIAMREGNLDASQSFIPRINRKASAGVHTWWNEPPYFRPGAMPMLVINTTKEPLNDKRFRRALAAAIDYNALRQFAVSNYTSTLKAGLIMPTDLEGKYIVDEDLPKYGVDLEIADDAKRLETVKQMLSEAGFKSVFNADGSLDHMENNKGERLPTLSITSPAGWTDWEAMVTIAVDGMRKAGIDIREGFVDGGAYWPAMGLGNFDLVMHKPVADVTPSLPWSRFNEIMSSRDWQPLGGWAGVNIGRYNKPGSPEYRPEVDQLLSAIPLMTDSTEIAKAYRELNKIFMEDQPSIPLVYLPEQFYEFSDRVWTNWPTAENPYAPAQLPWVASGTKILWNLKLAK
- the rpsG gene encoding 30S ribosomal protein S7, with translation MSRRRKALHRSILPDPRYKSTLVTELVGVVLKQGKKTIAEQIVYTTLETLDKKIEGSESALEKFEMCLDNIKPKLEVKSRRIGGANYQVPMEVAPDRAKALALRWLLDAARKRNEPNMAQRLSAELVAAKNGEGNAVRKKNDTHKMAEANKAFAHFRF
- the eno gene encoding phosphopyruvate hydratase codes for the protein MASKIKSVVARQILDSRGNPSLEVDVTLENGVTGHAAVPSGASTGEREACELRDGDKKTYLGKGTLTAVKNVNTKIAKKIIGMDPSKQVEVDDAMIALDGDRMLKNKLGANAILGVSMAVCVAAAKDAKMPLYKYIAKISGTKEADMTLPCPMCNVINGGAHSSAPIDFQEFMIAPVGAKTFSKGLQMVTEIFHALKAVLKKGGFDTTVGDEGGFAPGVSIKPAKNKFGYEITGVMTLEKALDALKTATTNAGYKFGTDIKIALDVASSEFCDKNTKAGKPETYTFKKSTKKTLKSADMVKLYEKLIDKYSIFSIEDGLDEADWAGWKVMTDKLGSKLNLVGDDLFVTNPTIFNQGIEAGIANAILIKVNQVGSVSETIAAIKRAQEVGYAPIVSHRSGETEDTFIADLAVGTAAGQIKTGSLSRTDRVCKYNRLLRIEEELGKAAKYAGDPRKAVKAAKPAAKKACAKKACKAK